The sequence below is a genomic window from Blastopirellula retiformator.
CGCAAGCCGCTTGGCGACGTTACTTAACAGGCGTAACGACAGCGCCGCAGCGAACGATCAAAGCGTCGAATTCCCTTTACTATCAAGCAATTACGCCGCATGAACGTTGGCTCATGGGGCGTCGACAACAACGCGCGCAACCATCGATACAACTCACCAGCGGCAGCGTCGTTTCGCTTTATTAAACGGCGCGCTGACGTCGCGCGCGACGTTGCTCTTCCGCTTCATGCGCGACATCGCTTGCGCTTCATCAAACGCGCCGCTTCGCGCTAACGCGCGCTACGCTTAAGCGGCGCTACGACTTGAAAAAAGTTTCAAGTTCTTTCAAGCGCGCCGCAATTTGTGTGGAAAACATGTTGCAAAAAATCCGATTATGCGTACAACTTAAAACAACTTTGTCTAGCATGGGCCAATTGCTAGAGCGAAGCGATTCACTTAGCTGCACGGCGACGAGAACGCTTCGTAGGAATTCATGTTTTGCCGTAGGCGCTTTCGCTCATTGGCGTTCTTCCATGGTAGGAAGTCGGATGAACGAATCACGTCGACGGCGCTAACGAAACGGAGGACGTATCGTGGCCACCAAGAAGAAAGTTGCGAAGAAGAAAGTAGCCAAGAAGAAGGTTGCTAAGAAGGCTTCGCCGAAGAAGACCGTCAAGAAGAAGGTCGCTAAGAAGAAGGTCGCCAAAAAGGCCTCGCCGAAGAAGACCGTCAAGAAGAAGAAGGTCGCTAAGAAGAAGGTCGCCAAAAAGGCCTCGCCGAAGAAGACCGTGAAGAAGAAGAAGGTCGCCAAGAAGAAGAAAGTTGCCAAGAAGAAGGCCTAGTCGCCTGCTTCGACGCACCTTTTCGAAGTGTCGACTACTTGCTTTACGCAAACCCGATACAACGAGAAAGAGCCGCCAATTGGCGGCTCTATCCTTTTCTTGCTTTCCCAGCTTGCCCAACTGGCGCTATAACACCGTCAAAGTTGGCATCGGCGGGTTCGCAGCGGCCGATTCGGCCAAGCCTCGAACCAGGTTCTGACAGATCGTTTGGAAGTGCCCGGCGGTTTGCTCATCCTGCACCACCTGCGGCGCGGCGCCTTGATCTCCCTTCTCGCGGATCGAGATCGTGATCGGCACGTCGCCTAAGAACGGCACGTTCATCTCTTCCGCCTTCTTCTTCGCGCCACCCTTGCCAAAGATGTCCCACTCCTTGCCGGTGTCGGGGCAGATGAAACCGCTCATGTTCTCCACAACCCCCAGAACCGGGATCTTTACCGTGTTGAACATCGCGATCGCCTTCACCGCGTCGAGCAGCGCCACATCTTGCGGCGTGCAGACGACCACCGAGCCCGTCAGCGGCAGCAGTTGACTTAACGTCAACGCGATGTCGCCCGTCCCCGGCGGCATGTCGATGATCAGATAGTCGAGCTCGCCCCATGCGGTATCGCGCAGGAACTGGGTGATCGCGCCGTGCAACATCGGGCCGCGCCAAATGACGGCTCGCTCTGGTTCGACCAGAAAGCCCATCGACATCACCTTCACGCCGTCGCGCTCCAGCGGAGCGATCTTCTTCTCGGCGATCAGCTCGGGCCGACCGCTTAGGCCCAGCAAGTGAGGCACGCTCGGTCCGTAGACGTCGGCGTCCAACAAGCCGACCTTCGCCCCGGCGTCTTTCAGCGCAAAAGCCAGGCTCGCCGCGATGGTGCTCTTACCGACGCCCCCCTTCCCTGACCCAACGGCGATCACGCTTCGCACGGTCAAGCCAACCTGGCCGATCGCTTCGATCTTGCTCTTGTGCTCGGCCAGGTTGATCGTCACCTCTGTCAGCTGCGGCAGCGCCGACTTCAGCAGGCCGATCCCTTTCTGCCGCGTCTCTTCCCACAGCGGCGCCGAGTGGGTCGTCAGCTCGAGCGTCAGCGTCAGCTTGCCGTCCAGCAGATCAATCTCTTTGACCTGGTCGGTCTTCGTGACGGGGCGTCCGGTCAACGGATCGGCCAACTTCTCCAGCACGCGAATGACGTCGGCAACTTGCGGTTGCGTATCGGACATAGGAATTAACTCCGGCCTCTTTCTATGATTCAGGTAGATCGCCCCACGGCAGCGTTCGCCAGATCGATTCGATCGGCGTCTCCGCAGGCAGATCCGGAAACATCGCCTGATGACGTCGCACCAGGCGGATTAAGGGGTCGAGACGCCACCGCCCGATCTGGACCCAAGCGGCCCCCGCTTCGTAGGCGGCCGTCGCAAGAGAACGATCCTCTTCAGACAACAGAACGATCAGGCACATCTCAGGAAATCGCCGCCCTAACAGCGCCGACGCCTCCAGCAGCCGGGCGAAGCGGATCGCATCGCAACCGCTGGGCGCCGCCACCGCCAAGATCGAGGCCGGACTCTCGCGAAAGTGAGCCAGCCACCGCTCGGGGCTACGCGTCTCCAAGATCGGCAGGTCCTCGGCCGCCGCGCGAAGCGCCACAGCCCACCGCCCATCGGTCTCGTACAACACGCATGTCGATCGTGACGTCATTCGACTACTGGAATTCATGGTAAGTTCGGGTGGATAGGATGACAACCAGACCGAGCCGTTACTCGTCCCCTGGATCGCTCGATTCGGCCGATTCGAGCCGTCGATGCAGCCGGGCGCGTGAAACGCCCAACAGTTCAGCCGCTTTCGACTTGTTTCCCTTGGTCTGCTCCAAGGCGCGGCGGATCAGCTCTTCCTCGACCCCCGCCAGAAACGCGTCCAACTCAATCGGCTCGGCCGGCTTGGCGGCAAACCGCTTCGCCTCCAGCGCGTGACGAATCTTCTGCGGCAAATGGTCGGCGTCAATCCAAACCGAATCGGTCGCCGACGCCGCCTCGGCGATCACCGCCGCCAACTCATCAATGTTGCCTGGCCAGTCGTAGTCCAACAGCGCATCGGCGGCCCCCTCGGTCAGCCCCCGCAGTTGTTCTTTTCGTTCCAGGTTCAGTTGCTCAACCAGCGTCTGCGACAATAGCGGGATATCTTCGGGGCGATCACAAAGGGGGGGCAGCGCAATCTCGATGGTCGACAGTTGATACGCCAGGTCTTCGCGAAACTTCCCCTGTTCGGCCCACGCCAATAGCGACTGCCGCGCCGTCGAGACGATCCGCAGATCCATCTCAATCAACCGCAACAGGTGCGACAGCTCCGACTGGGCGTCGCCTGGCAGTTGATCGGCGTCCAGCAAGATCAGCGACGCGTTGGACGCGTCGTCCGCCTCTTCACACCGACGGACGAACGAGCGAACCGCACTTTGAATCATTTCGGCGTCCATCAATCCGCTGCGGATCGAAATCACTGGGCCGCTCCCTTCGCCATGTCGCGCATAGCAAACCGTCCGGGCGGTATGCTCTCGGCCGCTCCCCGGCGGACCAAAAATCACCACCGGCAGCCGCGTCGCCGCCGAAAGCGAAATCTGCCGCCGCACGCGGCCGATCGCGGCGCTCTCCCCCATCAATTGACTGGTCGAAAACCGCTGACGCCAACTCCGTCGCCATTGCCGCAACTGGTCGTGCCGCAGATCGGCCTGACGCCCCTCCCCTACCCCATTGTGCGGATAGCAAATCGCCAGCGCGCCGACCGCGCCCCCTTCGTAGGTCAGCGGAGAGAATTGGACCAGGTACGAACCACCGCCCCCTTCACCTGGCAGCGTCAGCGGCGTTTCGGCACGCCGACCGGCGAACACGTCAGGCGGCGGCGCCAGATCGGCCGCCAATTGATCGAGCGGCGGCAACTGTCCCACGGCATGATAACGACATTTCCGCCCAATCAATTCTTCGGCCTGATCTCCCAGCGCCCTGCGACAGGCGTCATTCAGATAGGCCAACTGCTGATCCTGATCGATGGCGTAGACCGGAAACGCATGGTCGTTCAAGATTTGAGCCAACAAACTGGCAGGTCGGGTACGTGGTCGCGCCATGAATAATCCAGAGTCCGGGACTTGCGATACGCCCCCTATTATAGACGCCAAGAGCGCAACTCGGCTGGCCCTCTCCTGTCGCTTCGATATGATGAAGGCGCATGTTTTTCGCTCGATTTTCGGAAGAGTATCCCCATGACGTCGGACGTCGTCTCTCTGCTGCAGGATTTGGTTCGGATTCCCAGCGTCAATCCCATGGGACGCTCCATCGGACGCGATGTCGCCAGCGACATCTATCTCGAGACCCGCTTGACCCATTTTTTGGAACAGTACGTCGCCGATTGGGGTTACTACTGCGAGCGTCAAGCGGTCGCGCCGCAGCGCGACAATCTGCTGATCGCGACGATCGACCTGGCCAAGCTGCCTGCGGATCGGCCGATCTTGATGCTCGAGGCGCACCAAGACACCGTGCCGATCGACGGCATGTCGATCGATCCATTCGCCGCCGAGATCAAAGAGGGCCGCATCTACGGGCGCGGTTCGTGCGACATCAAAGGGGGCATGGCCGCGATGCTGACGGCGCTCTCCCGCTTTCGTGATCTGCCGGAAGCGGATCGCCCGGCCGTTGTACTCGCCTTGGCGATCAATGAAGAGCATGGCTTCTCCGGCGCCAAGCGGATGATTCGCAGCTGGACCGATGGCGAATCGCAACTGCTCACTCGAGCTCCGGCGGCGGTCTTGGTCGCCGAACCGACGATGCTGGATGTCGTGATTTCGCATAAAGGAGTCGTCCGCTGGAAGTGTCACGCCCATGGCGTCGCCACCCATAGCAGCAATCCGAAAATCGGCGCCAACGCGATCTATCGCATGGCAAAAATCGCCAATGCGTTTGAGCAACATGCCGACGACTTGCCAGGCAAGGTTGCGCCGCTGATTGGCGGCCCCACGTTGAGCGTCGGCATGATTACCGGCGGCGTCAGCGTCAATACAGTGCCGGACCACTGCGTGATCGAAATCGATCGCCGTCTGGCGCCAGGCGACGATCCGCTGGCCGCCCAACAAGCGGCGATCGACTTCGTCAACCAAGCGCTCGGCGATCCTGATTGGATTGAGCACAGCGAACCGTTCATCATTTCGCCCGGCCTGGCGCCGGAGCACAATCAAAACTTGGCCGCCTCGCTGCTGGAAACGCTTAGCGAGTGTGGCGTGACCGCCAAGACGATCGGCGTCCCCTACGGAACCGACGGCGCGATCCTCAGCCAAGGCGCCGTCCCCACCGTCGTCTGCGGCCCCGGCCACATCGCCCAAGCCCACACCCACGACGAATGGCTGGCGATTGACCAACTCGAAAAAAGCGTCGAAGTCTACGAAGCCTTCTGCCGAAAGTTTTGAGGAAAAGCGAAGCAATCGTAGCCCGACGCGCCAGCGAGGGAATGCGGCGTTCATTCCAAAGGACGAATGCCGAAGCTCGAATGACGAATCGAATCCGAATGCCCGAATGACGAACCGGACCGGACGATTCAACCAATCCCGGGTGGCCCGACCAGTCTGCCAAGACTGGCTCACGTTGCGCAGCAACAAGATGCCTCACCATCCAGATGGCACAACAACATTCGTCTCCATCGCCCTCAATCTTCAGCCCCGCCAACATCTCAGGCCCGGAGGGCCGTTCCAACCTAGCCTGGGGCGCAGTCGCGCTTCGCGACGCAGCCCCAGGTTGGTGCGATTCAATCGATCGTTGACGCTGGACTGGACCGTTTCTCTTATTGGGTCGCCCCTCCGGGGCTTGCGATCTTGGTGGCGACTTTTCCTAGGGCTGCGTCGCTGGCGCGACTTCGCCCTAGGCTAGATTGGCGGCGCCCCTCCGGGGCTTTTTGGGTCGGACTGGACTGTTTCGTGGATTCGTGCGGTTCGACGGGACTGGACTGTTTTGATTTATCCGCAACCGGACTGGACTGTTTTGGTTTTTCCGCGACGGGACTCGCTGGCGACTCTTTCTTGTTCGTGGCGTTGTTGATGATTTGATCATCGTCATCGTTTGGCGGGGTCTTGGTCCGCATAGCGGACCCTACGGGTGGTTCTTGCAACTCGGGCGGGCTGGACTGGACTGTTTCGTTTTTTTGGGTGGGTGGACTTTGTTCGGGGTGGTCGCTCGTGCTCTCGGCAGGCACGGCCTGCCCTACGCTGGATTGCCCTACGTTTTTCAACTGGAAGGTGGCGAAGCCGCTTCGCCGGGAGGGGGTTACTTTTTCGATTTCGCCGGCTTCTTCTAGCCGCTCCCACGCGGCCGCGAACATTGTGCCGTTCATCCCGGCATGTTCACGGACCGTTTGCTTCAT
It includes:
- a CDS encoding Mrp/NBP35 family ATP-binding protein, with the protein product MSDTQPQVADVIRVLEKLADPLTGRPVTKTDQVKEIDLLDGKLTLTLELTTHSAPLWEETRQKGIGLLKSALPQLTEVTINLAEHKSKIEAIGQVGLTVRSVIAVGSGKGGVGKSTIAASLAFALKDAGAKVGLLDADVYGPSVPHLLGLSGRPELIAEKKIAPLERDGVKVMSMGFLVEPERAVIWRGPMLHGAITQFLRDTAWGELDYLIIDMPPGTGDIALTLSQLLPLTGSVVVCTPQDVALLDAVKAIAMFNTVKIPVLGVVENMSGFICPDTGKEWDIFGKGGAKKKAEEMNVPFLGDVPITISIREKGDQGAAPQVVQDEQTAGHFQTICQNLVRGLAESAAANPPMPTLTVL
- a CDS encoding AAA-type ATPase lid domain-containing protein, which encodes MARPRTRPASLLAQILNDHAFPVYAIDQDQQLAYLNDACRRALGDQAEELIGRKCRYHAVGQLPPLDQLAADLAPPPDVFAGRRAETPLTLPGEGGGGSYLVQFSPLTYEGGAVGALAICYPHNGVGEGRQADLRHDQLRQWRRSWRQRFSTSQLMGESAAIGRVRRQISLSAATRLPVVIFGPPGSGREHTARTVCYARHGEGSGPVISIRSGLMDAEMIQSAVRSFVRRCEEADDASNASLILLDADQLPGDAQSELSHLLRLIEMDLRIVSTARQSLLAWAEQGKFREDLAYQLSTIEIALPPLCDRPEDIPLLSQTLVEQLNLERKEQLRGLTEGAADALLDYDWPGNIDELAAVIAEAASATDSVWIDADHLPQKIRHALEAKRFAAKPAEPIELDAFLAGVEEELIRRALEQTKGNKSKAAELLGVSRARLHRRLESAESSDPGDE
- a CDS encoding M20 family metallopeptidase; this encodes MTSDVVSLLQDLVRIPSVNPMGRSIGRDVASDIYLETRLTHFLEQYVADWGYYCERQAVAPQRDNLLIATIDLAKLPADRPILMLEAHQDTVPIDGMSIDPFAAEIKEGRIYGRGSCDIKGGMAAMLTALSRFRDLPEADRPAVVLALAINEEHGFSGAKRMIRSWTDGESQLLTRAPAAVLVAEPTMLDVVISHKGVVRWKCHAHGVATHSSNPKIGANAIYRMAKIANAFEQHADDLPGKVAPLIGGPTLSVGMITGGVSVNTVPDHCVIEIDRRLAPGDDPLAAQQAAIDFVNQALGDPDWIEHSEPFIISPGLAPEHNQNLAASLLETLSECGVTAKTIGVPYGTDGAILSQGAVPTVVCGPGHIAQAHTHDEWLAIDQLEKSVEVYEAFCRKF